From a region of the Vicinamibacterales bacterium genome:
- a CDS encoding GMC family oxidoreductase translates to MPRYEADVVVIGGGISAALLAWKLSERRPGTSIVVVEAGDRMFDAQRRWEQRRRVLEYGEAPWPGDHIPDQAGEGVISRSMVVGGSAMHWGGVTNRFSEEDTRLRSMFGLATDWPIAWTELERFYCEAERRIGVSGDPSPFPEDARSEPYPMPGMPLSWNLLQLKAWADKSGIPFGGTPQAKNTRPYDGRGECRRCNTCAVCPTEARYAPDATFKRLLAAKTITLHDRTLVRKLVAADGGGATPRIAAAQGLHRDRPGETVEYRAKTFVLASGYAWSPHLLLLSADRRFPNGLANSSGLVGKFMAGHAFVQTQIELDAEVYPGINPQHSLISRQFFRADRTKPFVRHDLRVWESPVFREPRLRDAEGRVMLGDALMADWRSRTRRATARVRAYYDVHPDRTSELTLDPAHKNQYGDPMPKVAHRADAATEARRAATVEHIRGVFARLAANHNGVMHDLDIGTYWDHPAGGCRMGTDPAASVTDGHGRTHDHENLFVVGAPTLPTAGCTNGTLTFAALTLRSADHIAEALGGARSEARG, encoded by the coding sequence ATGCCGCGCTACGAGGCCGACGTCGTCGTGATCGGCGGCGGGATCTCCGCCGCGCTCCTGGCCTGGAAGCTGTCCGAGCGCCGCCCCGGGACGTCGATCGTCGTGGTGGAGGCGGGCGACCGGATGTTCGACGCCCAGCGGCGATGGGAGCAGCGCCGCCGCGTGCTCGAGTACGGCGAGGCGCCGTGGCCGGGCGACCACATTCCGGACCAGGCGGGCGAGGGCGTGATCTCCCGGTCCATGGTCGTCGGCGGATCGGCCATGCACTGGGGCGGCGTCACCAACCGCTTCTCGGAGGAGGACACCCGGCTCCGATCGATGTTCGGCCTCGCCACCGACTGGCCGATCGCGTGGACGGAGCTGGAACGCTTCTACTGCGAGGCGGAGCGGCGCATCGGCGTGTCCGGAGACCCGAGTCCGTTTCCCGAGGATGCCCGTTCGGAGCCGTATCCGATGCCCGGCATGCCGCTCTCGTGGAACCTGCTGCAGTTGAAGGCATGGGCGGACAAGAGCGGGATTCCGTTCGGCGGCACGCCGCAGGCCAAGAACACGCGGCCCTACGACGGCCGCGGCGAGTGCCGGCGCTGCAACACGTGTGCGGTGTGTCCCACCGAGGCCCGCTACGCGCCCGACGCGACGTTCAAGCGTCTGCTGGCGGCGAAGACCATCACCCTGCACGATCGCACCCTCGTCAGGAAGCTGGTGGCCGCCGACGGCGGCGGGGCGACACCCAGGATCGCGGCGGCGCAGGGACTCCATCGCGATCGGCCCGGCGAAACCGTGGAGTACCGGGCGAAGACGTTCGTGCTGGCCTCCGGCTATGCGTGGAGCCCGCATCTGCTGCTCCTCTCCGCGGACCGGCGCTTTCCGAACGGCCTGGCCAACTCGTCGGGCCTCGTCGGCAAGTTCATGGCGGGTCACGCGTTCGTCCAGACGCAGATCGAGCTGGACGCCGAGGTCTACCCCGGCATCAACCCGCAGCACAGCCTCATCTCCAGGCAGTTCTTCCGGGCGGATCGCACGAAGCCATTCGTCCGGCACGACCTGCGGGTGTGGGAAAGCCCGGTGTTCCGCGAGCCGCGGCTGCGTGACGCCGAAGGACGCGTGATGCTCGGCGACGCGCTGATGGCCGACTGGCGGTCCCGGACCCGCCGGGCGACGGCACGCGTGCGCGCGTACTACGACGTGCACCCCGACCGCACGAGCGAGCTCACGCTCGACCCGGCACACAAGAATCAGTACGGCGACCCGATGCCGAAGGTCGCGCACAGGGCCGACGCGGCCACCGAGGCGCGGCGTGCGGCCACGGTGGAGCACATCCGCGGTGTGTTCGCGCGGCTGGCCGCCAATCACAACGGCGTCATGCACGACCTGGACATCGGCACCTACTGGGATCATCCCGCCGGCGGCTGCCGCATGGGCACGGACCCGGCCGCCAGCGTGACCGACGGCCACGGACGCACGCACGATCACGAGAACCTGTTCGTCGTCGGGGCGCCCACGCTCCCCACGGCTGGCTGCACCAACGGGACGCTGACGTTCGCGGCGCTCACGCTGCGGTCGGCCGATCACATCGCGGAGGCGCTGGGCGGCGCCCGCTCGGAGGCACGAGGATGA